In a genomic window of Chrysemys picta bellii isolate R12L10 chromosome 1, ASM1138683v2, whole genome shotgun sequence:
- the POMP gene encoding proteasome maturation protein — MNSRGVGSQLKDSIPIAEFSASGAFGGHDILRRGFTSVKNELLPSHPLELSEKNFQLNQDKMNLSTLRNIQGLHAPLKLQMEFKAAKQIQRLPFLHSSNIALDTLRGNDECIGFEDILNDPSQSEVMGEPHVMVEYKLGLL, encoded by the exons ATG aattccAGAGGAGTTGGATCTCAGCTTAAGGATAGCATCCCAATTGCTGAATTTTCAGCTAGTGGAGCATTTGGAGGTCATGATATTCTACGCAGAGG CTTTACAAGTGTAAAAAATGAACTTTTGCCCAGCCATCCTTTGGAACTGTCAGAAAAAAAT TTTCAGCTAAACCAAGATAAAATGAATTTATCGACTCTGAGAAATATTCAAGGACTCCATGCACCTCTAAAGCTGCAAATGGAATTCAAAGCAGCAAAGCAG ATCCAACGTCTTCCGTTTCTGCATAGCTCAAATATAGCGCTGGATACACTGAGAGGAAATGATGAATGCATTGGTTTTGAGGATATTCTTAATG ACCCATCGCAGAGTGAAGTTATGGGAGAACCACATGTGATGGTGGAATACAAGCTTGGTTTATTGTAA